ATGAACATGCACACGACGCCAAAAATAAGCTGGCGCCAACGCTTCCTGTTGCACTCCGCATCGCAATCTAGGTTGTCCTTTTCGGACGTGAATGTCGTAGTCATATTAGAACCTCCTGGGATATTTTTTTTGTAATCGATCGAGTCTTTCTACAATGGCATGATCACGCCGCCGTTCTTGGGGATCGCGTCGTAAGTGGCCTTATCGATGCGCAAGTGCGCCATGACCGCTTCCGGCGGAGTATGAGCAAGCCATTCAGAGAACGAAAGGTCTTGAAAACGATCGACCTTGCCGAACGTCTCCAGGAACACCAGATCCGTGTCGCCTGTGTTCTCGATGTAGTGCAGCAAGGTTTTCTGGATGTACCCGACGTCTCCCTCTTGAAAGTCCATCGTGCGAGCCTTGTTGCCTGTGGCCACCACGGTCATTCGTCCCTTGCCACTAATGTAGTACTGCCACTCGTCCGCATTTGGATGCCAGTGTAATTCCCTAAGCCCGCCCGGATGAACTGTGACAAGTGCCATCGCCGTGGTTGAGGCTTTGAAATTGCTTGAATCAACGATGCGCGCCTCGCCGCCCTTTGTTTTCTTCGTCGGCGGCATTTCCATCGTGCGAAAGGCAAAGTTCTCGGGCGACTTTCCACGTGTGCCCGCCGCTGCTTTCTGGTCGGCCTCAAGTGATTCTGGGATATCCGCTTCGAAAATGAACAATTCTCCCTTGGGAATATTCTTGAATGCTTCCGCTTTGACCGCGAAATTTTTTGCCAATATCTCAGGCGGCAAATGCGCCATGGAGTCGCTCAGCAGGACAGTCTCTGACTCCGAAAAGTTACCGTCGTCAAACACGAGCATGAACTCGCATCCGTCGGGGTTAAGGCCTTGAATGGAGTGAGGGATTCCCGACGGAAAGAACCAAAGATCATTTTTGCCCACGTCGGCGACGAAACTTTTGCCGTCCAAATCGATGGCCGTAATCCGTGCTGTTCCGTAAAGCATGATGGCCCATTCGCCTGCCGTGTGCCAATGAAGCTCGCGGAATGCCCCCGCGGTCAGTCTCATGTTAACGCCGGCCATGGTTTTGGAAACAGGAAGCTCCCGCACCGTCACCTCGCGTGACCATCCGCCTTCATACGTGCGCTTGTTGCCGAAGGAGAACGGATACTTGAACGTCTCGACAAGGCTCTTGGAATCCGTGCTGGGTGGCCAGATGGAATCTCGATTCTGGTCGTCCAGCATCGGATTAGCCGGCCCGGGGTCACTTTTGCTGCGGTCTGCTCCTACTACCTGGGAATGCTTCGTTTTCATATCAAAACGCTGTGGCCGACGCTCTTTGGCTGCTACAAGGCGTCCGTAAGATTTTCGTGTGCGACCGAGGATCTATTCGTCGCTACCTCTTTCGAGTTAGCGGTCATCTCGGGATCAGTGATTAGGTATTGCGAACACGATAAGGATCAAAACGGCGCGACTACTCCGCGGTTTGCCACACGTGCGAAACGGCGCTGATTGCCGGCAACATCGAATACGAACCTGACCTGCTGGATCCGCCCGCAACGGGAAACGTCCATCTCACGAGTTTCCGGCATTTTTGATATCGTGGAACCGATCTTCTTCATTCTTGATCTTTCTCTCTGAGAGGTCGACCGTAGATGCCGCTAACAAAATGCGCCCCACAGCCGCTGTTGTTAGGCGCGGAGGGAAGCCGAAGGCCGCGAAACGCGAGCAGATTCGCCTGCTGGTAGCGGACGATCATGTGCTAATTCTGGAAGGCTTAACAGCGGCGATCGGCCGGCAGGATGATATGAGGGTCGTGGCGAAGGCGGCGGACGGACGGGAAGCCGTCGACCTTTGGAAGACGCATCGCCCGGATGTCGCTCTGCTTGATCTGCGAATGCCAAAGCTGAACGGCGTGGCCGTTATCAGAGAGATACGTGACGAGGACGTCTCTGCCCGCGTGATTGTGCAGACGACCTACGACACGGACGAGGAGATCTACCAGGCTATGCGGGCCGGCGCACGAGCGTACCTGCTAAAAGATGCGCCGCTGGAGGAATTGCTGGACTGCATTCGCAAGGTGCATGCCGGTCGAACCTGCATTCCGCCGGCATTGGGCGCGAAACTAGCGGCGCGCGTGAGCGGTGACGCCCTAACGAGTCGCGAGATAGATGTATTGAAGCTTCTGGCGAAGGGCCGAAGCAATAAGGAGATCGGCTCGGATTTGTTCATCAGTGAAGCAACGGTGAAGTCGCACGTCAGAAACATGTTCACGAAACTGCGTGTGATGAGCCGGACGGAGGCTATCGCCGCTGCAAACCAACGCGGCCTGCTTCAACTCTAGCTATACTCGATGAAAAGCCGCTCGAGGATTTGCCATGTCTGAATCCGAAATTTGGAGGTTCTCTGGAGTGACTGAAAGCGATCATTTAAAGCCTTTGCCGAAGCGCGTCGCGGCGGGCTCGGCTGTTTTCATCGTCGGGTTAGGCGTGACTGTGCTCGTCGGCTGGTTCTTTCACGAACCCGCGCTCATCCAGTTCGTGCCACAACTGCCCCCCATGACGCGGAACGCGAGCGTGTGTTTTCTGCTGTGTGGTGTCGCCCTGCTGATGGTAGCTCTGCAGAGGTCACGTTGGCTGGTTATCGTGTGCACGGGAATAGTCAGTATCGTGAGTGTCCTCACTATCGTTGAATACGTGTTCCGCGTGAATGCCGGAATAGACGAGCTCCTGGGGCCATCCTATATCACCGTCAAGCTGTCGACCCCGGGACGCATGGCGCCGGTGTCGGCGATTTGTTTCGCCATGGGTTCGATTGGGCTGCTGCTAGCGCCCAAGATCCTATCGAGGCGGGTCGCGCTGTTGTTGGGGCTAAACGGTTCGATCATCGCGGCGGTTGGCATGGCAACGAGCATGGCTTTTGCGCTGGGGTCGAGCGATGCGTTCGGTTGGGGTAACCTCACACGCGTGTCGTTACATACCGCAGTCGGCTTCTCCGTCCTCGGGTTCGGCATCCTTGCGTTGGCGTGGCACGTCGAGATGGACCCGACCGGCACCCCGCG
This genomic interval from Pirellulales bacterium contains the following:
- a CDS encoding cupin domain-containing protein, whose translation is MKTKHSQVVGADRSKSDPGPANPMLDDQNRDSIWPPSTDSKSLVETFKYPFSFGNKRTYEGGWSREVTVRELPVSKTMAGVNMRLTAGAFRELHWHTAGEWAIMLYGTARITAIDLDGKSFVADVGKNDLWFFPSGIPHSIQGLNPDGCEFMLVFDDGNFSESETVLLSDSMAHLPPEILAKNFAVKAEAFKNIPKGELFIFEADIPESLEADQKAAAGTRGKSPENFAFRTMEMPPTKKTKGGEARIVDSSNFKASTTAMALVTVHPGGLRELHWHPNADEWQYYISGKGRMTVVATGNKARTMDFQEGDVGYIQKTLLHYIENTGDTDLVFLETFGKVDRFQDLSFSEWLAHTPPEAVMAHLRIDKATYDAIPKNGGVIMPL
- a CDS encoding response regulator transcription factor, whose protein sequence is MRPTAAVVRRGGKPKAAKREQIRLLVADDHVLILEGLTAAIGRQDDMRVVAKAADGREAVDLWKTHRPDVALLDLRMPKLNGVAVIREIRDEDVSARVIVQTTYDTDEEIYQAMRAGARAYLLKDAPLEELLDCIRKVHAGRTCIPPALGAKLAARVSGDALTSREIDVLKLLAKGRSNKEIGSDLFISEATVKSHVRNMFTKLRVMSRTEAIAAANQRGLLQL